The Populus trichocarpa isolate Nisqually-1 chromosome 2, P.trichocarpa_v4.1, whole genome shotgun sequence genome has a window encoding:
- the LOC127904955 gene encoding uncharacterized protein LOC127904955 has protein sequence MRPSKRYNLQAIQTTLARLTIRNNLQHEGENYRERIVPARERHPIPRRQLAYEDELSDDEEYVEHMFRHNHQGQRNMGGREPQTFRMKMDLPSFNGQLQIKGFLDWLAVVERLFDYMEIPEDKKVKLVAYRLMGGASAWWEQLQLTRMRQRKGMVQTWAKMRRLLRAKYLPLDYEQILFQQYQDCRQGNRTVQTYVEEFHRLSSRNNLSETDAQQVSRFVGGLCLTVQDRVSMQTMYSLTEAINLATKAETQLERAKSIAGTRSSFDVNRAAIDKGKFPAFQPPPINTSKGPNNNGAPSKTGGAIEAPRNPYARPSTDKCYRCGQPGHRSNQCRPWQFEVDAIYKGRDNVYIFMSKGQKVMLGPIKEEFSVVEPKTKGKSVLLVDGEKFMDEAKKTRDLFALVIGGGIGTELHNIPQELKPLLAEFQEIIPSELPDGIPPMRDIQHQIDLTPGASLPNRPHYRMSPKKSQILQEQVEELIRKGLVQESMSPCAVPALLVPKKDDSWRMCIDSRAINKITIKYRFSIPRLEDMLDMLLGSKFFSKIDLRSGYHRIRIRPGDEWKTAFKTREGLYEWLVMPFGLSNAPSTFMCLMNQVLKPFTGHFVVVYFDDILIYSQSKSDHFEHLREVLAVLQQNKLYVNLTKCEFMTSSLLCLGFVVSVEGIKVDEGKIKAIREWPTSKNVSEVRSFHGLATFYRRFVRNFSRIIAPITECIKKGQFHWGPEAEQSFILIKEKLSSAPEGRLVAFYNEKLSESRKKWSTYELELYVVFRALKV, from the exons ATGAGACCCAGCAAGCGTTACAACTTACAAGCAATACAAACAACCCTTGCTAGGCTAACAATAAGAAATAACCTGCAGCATGAAGGCGAAAATTACAGGGAAAGGATTGTTCCTGCTCGTGAACGCCATCCAATTCCACGTAGGCAGTTAGCCTACGAGGATGAATTGAGTGATGATGAGGAATATGTCGAACACATGTTTCGACACAATCACCAGGGACAGCGCAATATGGGAGGGCGAGAACCACAAACATTCCGTATGAAAATGGATTTACCTAGTTTCAATGGTCAGTTGCAAATAAAGGGGTTTCTTGATTGGCTGGCAGTAGTTGAAAGGTTATTCGACTACATGGAGATCCCTGAAGATAAAAAGGTAAAATTGGTTGCTTACAGATTAATGGGAGGAGCCTCTGCATGGTGGGAGCAACTGCAACTCACGCGAATGCGACAGAGAAAAGGGATGGTACAAACATGGGCAAAGATGAGACGACTTCTACGAGCCAAATATTTACCACTAGATTATGAACAGATCCTGTTTCAACAATATCAGGATTGTAGACAAGGAAACAGAACAGTGCAAACATATGTTGAAGAATTCCACAGATTATCCTCACGTAATAATCTGTCAGAAACTGATGCGCAACAAGTCAGCAGGTTTGTTGGTGGTCTATGTTTGACTGTACAGGATCGGGTCTCCATGCAAACCATGTATTCTTTAACTGAAGCCATCAACCTTGCTACAAAAGCAGAAACACAACTGGAAAGGGCAAAGTCGATAGCTGGAACGAGAAGCTCTTTTGATGTTAATCGGGCTGCAATAGACAAAGGAAAGTTTCCAGCCTTTCAACCACCGCCCATCAATACTTCCAAAGGACCAAATAATAACGGGGCACCCTCAAAGACTGGAGGAGCGATAGAAGCACCTAGAAATCCTTATGCTCGTCCATCGACAGATAAATGCTATCGATGTGGGCAGCCAGGACATCGCTCCAATCAAT GCAGACCGTGGCAGTTTGAAGTGGATGCTATATACAAGGGGCGTGATAATGTGTATATCTTCATGAGTAAAGGGCAGAAAGTCATGTTGGGTCCAATAAAGGAAGAATTTTCTGTAGTCGAACCGAAAACTAAAGGGAAGTCAGTGCTTCTGGTCGATGGGGAAAAATTTATGGACGAAGCCAAGAAGACAAGAGACCTTTTTGCATTAGTAATTGGGGGAGGAATCGGTACCGAACTTCACAACATTCCTCAGGAGCTAAAACCCTTACTAGCAGAGTTTCAGGAAATCATACCATCAGAGCTACCAGATGGGATACCCCCCATGCGCGATATTCAGCACCAAATTGATTTAACTCCAGGGGCTAGTCTGCCAAATCGACCCCATTATCGAATGAGTCCGAAAAAGAGTCAGATCCTACAAGAGCAGGTAGAAGAGCTGATCAGAAAGGGACTGGTTCAAGAGAGTATGAGTCCTTGCGCGGTGCCAGCCTTGCTAGTACCAAAGAAAGACGAcagttggcgcatgtgcatagACAGCCGAGCCATTAACAAAATCACAATTAAGTATCGGTTTTCAATTCCTCGCCTGGAGGATATGTTAGACATGCTATTAGGGtcgaaatttttttcaaaaattgatttacGGAGTGGGTATCATCGGATTCGAATTAGACCCggggatgaatggaaaactgctTTTAAGACGAGAGAGGGCTTATATGAATGGCTAGTAATGCCCTTTGGACTGTCCAACGCCCCGAGTACCTTCATGTGCCTAATGAATCAGGTACTTAAACCCTTTACTGGCCATTTTGTTGTAGTGTACTTCGAcgatatattaatttatagccAAAGCAAGTCTGACCACTTTGAGCACTTGAGGGAAGTACTAGCAGTATTACAACAGAACAAGTTGTATGTTAATTTGACAAAGTGCGAATTCATGACCAGTAGTTTGCTATGTTTGGGATTTGTTGTGAGTGTTGAGGGGATTAAAGTCGACGAAGGCAAAATAAAAGCCATCCGGGAATGGCCTACCTCAAAGAATGTCAGCGAGGTGCGTAGCTTCCATGGCCTAGCAACATTCTATCGACGGTTTGTCAGAAATTTTAGTCGAATCATCGCACCGATCACTGAATGCATAAAGAAAGGGCAATTCCATTGGGGACCTGAAGCAGAACAAAGCTTCATactaattaaagaaaagctGTCTTCTGCTCCA GAAGGTAGGCTTGTTGCTTTCTACAACGAGAAACTAAGTGAATCTCGCAAGAAATGGTCCACCTACGAACTTGAACTTTATGTTGTGTTTCGTGCTTTAAAGGTTTAG
- the LOC7481442 gene encoding ABC transporter B family member 11: MMAEENGLGGDARIHEATSSSPVNDDGRHLGANENQEKHEKSKEHENTKSVPFFKLFSFADSTDYLLMFLGAIGAIANGMSMPLMTLLLGDVINAFGSNQFGNDMTSLVSKVSLKFVYLAMGSGVAACFQVTCWIVTGERQASRIRSTYLKTILRQDIAFFDKDTNTGEVVGRMSGDTVLIQDAMGEKVGKFLQLMATFIGGFAVAFIKGWLLALVMLSAIPLLVLAGASMALFISKMAARGQNAYAEAANVVEQTIGGIRTVASFTGEKRAISIYNDLLLTAYGSGVKEGIFSGFGVGMVMFIVFCSYSMAVWFGAKMVLEKGYSGGAVINVIVAILTGSMSLGQASPCLSAFAAGRAAAHKMFETIERKPEIDAYDIKGKVLDDIQGDIELRNVYFSYPARPDEPIFSGFSLSIPSGTTAALVGHSGSGKSTVISLVERFYDPLAGEVLIDGINIKEFQLKWIREKTGLVSQEPVLFASSIKENIAYGKDGATNEEIRAAAELANAAKFIDKLPQGLDTMVGEHGTQLSGGQKQRIAIARAILKNPRILLLDEATSALDAESERVVQDALDKIMVDRTTVIVAHRLTTVRNADMIAVIHRGKMVEKGTHSQLLGDPDGAYSQLVRLQEINRESGRETEISLESFRQSSQRRSVRRSISRSISRGSSIGSSRHSFSLPFGLPTGFSVRENAYEDPEDILPPEDAPEVPLSRLASLNKPEIPVLIIGTIAACIHGTILPIYGTLMSKAIKTFFEPPHVLRKDSKFWALMFMTLGVAAFVVIPVRSYFFSVAGCKLIQRIRSMCFERVINMEVSWFDEPEHSSGAIGSRLAADAAIVRSLVGDQLAAIVQNIATVTSAMIIAFTASWQLALVILGLIPLIGINGVIQVKFMKGFSADAKMMYEEASQVANDAVCSIRTVASFCAEEKVMQLYEGKCRGPMKSGVRLGWVSGVGFGVSSFLLYCFYATSFYVGARLVDAGHITFQDVFQVFFALTLASVGISHSSTFTTDTTKAKNAAASVFSIIDRKSKIDPSDESGIILENVKGEIELRHVSFKYPTRPDIQIFRDINLLMRAGKTVALVGESGSGKSTVVALLQRFYDPDSGRITLDGTEIQKLQLKWFRQQMGLVGQEPVLFNDTIRANIAYGKGGDATEAEIISAAELANAHKFISSLHQGYDTGAGDRGIQLSGGQKQRVAIARAIVKNPKILLLDEATSALDAESERVVQDALDRVMVNRTTVVVAHRLSTVRNADLIAVVKNGVIVERGRHESLIKIKDGFYASLVALHTSAKTE; the protein is encoded by the exons ATGATGGCTGAGGAGAATGGCTTGGGTGGTGATGCAAGGATCCATGAAGCCACCAGCTCTTCACCAGTCAACGATGATGGGAGGCACCTTGGCGCTAACGAGAATCAAGAAAAACACGAGAAGAGCAAAGAACATGAGAATACTAAATCAGTTCCATTTTTTAAGCTCTTCTCGTTTGCAGATTCCACTGACTATCTGTTGATGTTCTTGGGCGCAATTGGTGCAATTGCGAATGGCATGTCCATGCCTCTCATGACTTTACTGTTGGGAGACGTGATCAATGCATTTGGAAGTAACCAGTTTGGCAATGACATGACCAGTTTGGTTTCCAAG GTCTCTCTGAAGTTTGTATATTTGGCTATGGGTTCTGGAGTAGCCGCGTGCTTTC AGGTGACTTGCTGGATAGTCACAGGGGAGAGACAGGCATCGCGTATAAGGAGTACGTATTTGAAAACTATATTGAGACAAGACATTGCTTTCTTTGACAAGGACACGAATACGGGAGAGGTTGTTGGTAGAATGTCCGGTGACACTGTTCTTATACAAGATGCAATGGGTGAAAAG GTTGGAAAATTTCTGCAGCTGATGGCCACATTCATAGGAGGCTTTGCGGTGGCATTTATTAAAGGATGGTTGTTAGCCCTTGTCATGTTATCCGCTATTCCCCTCCTAGTGCTAGCTGGAGCAAGCATGGCCCTTTTTATATCCAAGATGGCAGCTCGTGGACAGAATGCTTATGCAGAAGCCGCAAATGTAGTGGAACAGACGATTGGAGGAATCAGAACT GTTGCATCATTTACTGGGGAGAAGAGAGCTATAAGTATTTACAACGATCTTCTTCTTACTGCTTACGGATCAGGTGTGAAAGAAGGCATTTTTTCGGGATTTGGTGTTGGTATGGTTATGTTCATTGTGTTCTGTAGTTATTCCATGGCTGTATGGTTTGGTGCAAAGATGGTGTTGGAAAAAGGATATAGTGGGGGTGCAGTGATTAATGTGATTGTTGCCATTTTGACTGGTTCCAT GTCTCTGGGACAAGCTTCTCCCTGCTTGAGTGCTTTTGCTGCCGGTCGAGCTGCAGCACATAAGATGTTTGAGACAATTGAAAGGAAGCCAGAGATAGATGCTTATGATATAAAAGGAAAAGTATTGGACGACATTCAAGGAGACATAGAATTGCGGAATGTGTATTTCAGTTATCCAGCCAGACCAGATGAGCCAATATTTAGTGGATTCTCTCTTTCAATCCCAAGTGGCACAACTGCAGCTTTGGTCGGGCATAGTGGAAGTGGGAAGTCAACAGTGATCAGTCTGGTAGAGAGATTTTATGATCCCCTAGCTGGAGAAGTTCTTATAGATGGCATTAACATCAAAGAGTTTCAACTTAAATGGATTAGAGAAAAAACTGGTCTTGTCAGCCAGGAACCGGTGTTGTTTGCATCTAGCATCAAGGAAAATATTGCATATGGGAAGGATGGTGCAACAAATGAAGAGATTAGAGCTGCAGCTGAACTTGCCAATGCTGCCAAGTTCATTGATAAACTACCTCAG GGTCTTGACACCATGGTTGGTGAGCATGGAACTCAGCTTTCAGGTGGACAGAAGCAGAGAATTGCAATAGCCAGAGCAATCTTGAAGAACCCTCGGATTTTACTTTTAGATGAAGCTACAAGTGCACTTGATGCAGAATCTGAGAGGGTAGTACAAGATGCATTAGACAAGATTATGGTCGACCGAACTACTGTTATTGTTGCCCACCGATTGACCACTGTGAGAAATGCTGATATGATTGCTGTAATCCATCGCGGAAAGATGGTTGAAAAAG GTACGCACTCACAACTACTTGGGGATCCTGATGGAGCATACTCTCAGCTTGTACGCTTACAAGAAATAAACAGAGAGTCAGGACGTGAAACAGAAATCAGTTTGGAATCATTTAGACAATCAAGTCAAAGAAGATCAGTTCGACGATCCATAAGTCGATCCATAAGTCGAGGATCGTCAATAGGTAGCAGCCGCCACTCTTTCTCCCTCCCATTTGGTTTGCCTACAGGATTCAGTGTCCGTGAAAATGCCTATGAAGATCCAGAAGATATTCTGCCACCAGAAGATGCTCCAGAGGTCCCACTTAGCCGCCTTGCCTCTCTCAACAAGCCAGAAATTCCAGTTCTTATAATCGGTACTATTGCAGCATGTATCCATGGTACAATACTACCAATCTATGGCACACTAATGTCCAAAgcaatcaaaacattttttgaacCACCGCATGTACTAAGAAAAGACTCGAAATTCTGGGCATTAATGTTTATGACGCTTGGTGTGGCTGCATTTGTGGTAATTCCAGTGAGATCATACTTCTTTTCAGTGGCTGGGTGTAAGTTAATCCAGCGGATTAGATCAATGTGTTTTGAGAGGGTGATTAACATGGAGGTTAGCTGGTTCGATGAGCCTGAGCACTCAAGTGGGGCAATTGGTTCTAGGCTCGCAGCAGATGCTGCAATAGTCCGTTCTCTGGTGGGAGATCAATTAGCtgctattgttcaaaatatTGCAACAGTAACTTCAGCTATGATCATTGCTTTTACTGCAAGCTGGCAACTCGCACTTGTTATCCTTGGATTGATCCCTCTGATAGGCATCAATGGAGTTATCCAAGTGAAGTTCATGAAAGGATTCAGCGCGGATGCAAAG ATGATGTATGAAGAAGCGAGTCAAGTGGCTAATGATGCAGTTTGCAGCATAAGAACAGTTGCTTCTTTCTGTGCTGAAGAGAAGGTGATGCAACTTTATGAAGGCAAATGTAGAGGTCCCATGAAGTCGGGAGTGAGGCTGGGATGGGTAAGTGGTGTCGGATTTGGGGTGTCTTCTTTCCTACTGTACTGTTTCTATGCGACTAGTTTCTATGTCGGAGCTCGGCTAGTTGACGCCGGCCACATAACATTCCAAGATGTTTTCCAA GTTTTCTTTGCTTTGACGTTGGCATCTGTTGGAATTTCTCATTCAAGCACGTTCACTACTGATACCACCAAAGCGAAAAATGCTGCTGCTTCTGTATTTTCAATCATAGACCGGAAGTCAAAGATAGACCCTAGTGACGAGTCGGgaataatattagaaaatgtGAAGGGAGAAATTGAGCTTCGACATGTGAGCTTTAAGTATCCAACTAGGCCAGATATTCAAATCTTCCGAGACATTAACTTGTTAATGCGTGCTGGGAAG ACTGTTGCTCTGGTTGGAGAAAGTGGGAGTGGGAAATCAACAGTGGTTGCATTGTTGCAAAGATTTTATGATCCAGATTCAGGTCGCATCACACTTGATGGAACTGAAATTCAAAAGCTACAATTGAAGTGGTTTAGGCAGCAAATGGGGCTTGTAGGCCAGGAGCCTGTTTTGTTCAATGACACAATCCGTGCCAACATTGCATATGGGAAAGGAGGAGATGCAACTGAGGCAGAAATTATATCTGCAGCAGAATTGGCCAATGCCCACAAGTTCATTAGTAGTTTACATCAG GGGTACGATACTGGAGCTGGAGATCGTGGAATCCAGTTATCTGGGGGGCAGAAGCAAAGGGTAGCCATTGCCCGTGCCATAGTGAAAAATCCAAAGATTTTACTATTAGATGAGGCTACAAGTGCATTAGACGCTGAATCTGAAAGAGTGGTTCAAGATGCATTAGACCGTGTCATGGTAAACAGGACTACAGTTGTTGTAGCCCATCGATTATCTACGGTCAGGAATGCAGATTTAATAGCAGTGGTTAAAAATGGAGTTATCGTAGAGAGAGGTAGGCATGAGTCTTTGATCAAAATCAAAGATGGTTTCTATGCCTCATTAGTGGCACTTCACACCAGTGCAAAAACTGAATGA